A stretch of Besnoitia besnoiti strain Bb-Ger1 chromosome Unknown contig00015, whole genome shotgun sequence DNA encodes these proteins:
- a CDS encoding uncharacterized protein (encoded by transcript BESB_029450) gives MAVSSCDVVCRATRPRWRPPTLSSSSSASFSTSPLLPSPSIPSGPALSLSSPASGTSRASRLPPARSARAPLRAACRSSEALSAPPRLPLPLSRRVLPSIPFQLSSASSFASCSASSTAYSSASSASSACLSSPPSERRRSRASLRPRLLHRLPLCLVLSLLLSCVALGSPSAAAANPSQARDARRDASTAGRSSLSLAEAAPLNTASEGLHTKPEDASPRERGVRETQTEALVMRRPGDAATPAAAPSPAAASEGAANSQEPSAASSAPVWVSSDPRSRRSSSVRLPEQSSQGPRASVSSSSPSTSAAALLAPSVALSAESPTGSSSGAAPLSSRSRDAEEGLPSAACRPQLPAPVIDIRPSPPASPFKRQAHASAEEGEAETPPSPPIRPPARAAAPPWTAFLQRHCTRAPAGGADRRQAAGGLAAAFAHFWRARVVPALTPSRAWLEKTFLAHVRAPTHVVALLTAINRSYLAQQTDAIARGEAESGAETRGGDGELSEEAPDDEGGARRGLDGMAGDGGAGRFLYENAGLQEPFSALGFLSEPFAFRPVSSTLVWAFARYLLFSLAPVLLFLLLPLLLLRLLPSVLARSLAADAAAEGDTFSGFVSSIPSSPLNCRDSLVSLASSSVHSEPSNFVPSSPSSSSSSSHYARLLLRCPSSLSSASAARQVARRSLLFASLVGVFSLVFFVSAFLATPQLDASLCAVGKAADGFFFGAPPPPGAQGAAEGEDGAADEARARESDARRKSEGARRFEDSAARGQNARPALHASRKERGSIWRRTPGGLARRLPPLQPSPASPRAEADPVERRGEREVGPQGEKTSLEGSGDEERATSRPEPSFAQQGEGERGEEETPMPSLERKNPRDERDGERPPSKGAEARRFSGIEDISHQLHRLARAWTSAADDAFSHVFRRESKQFSSSSISAASRAPSPFALGRKGPCRSDCEETSSQLGREDAPFPRMSAEDRRAADEPTGDRGELTAESAETGKEGSAQESLEEEAPPASQGETRRGLSRRARGETAEGATREHFEEDDSPVSEPRDELASAIRAAAALEARWAARQRLLALWPSPQDSGAAEVPRRADASREGESGSAAVRLWKRCCSILRSLRGMCACAWDRLFAQSRRVGRGAAGRLEEAQKADLAANAQPTSQGDSAGDGEGRRASRHAAGGSRADSRDRDVRQHAAGDPRGPASPGEPLQGGRRGGQTREGAGWVEADADVGDRAQGLPRPPEERRRQRGGARDLDEASSPRPVRVLPFASDGREFAAPAFFAESLEGAGERQASAEASCAPESALGVDAPHRGGVLRCTDAGRRRRLARFIWQLLAFVQEEQRALAEFVQTQFSPVARSEARAAVDEAAELLEVSIATVDLPLLWRSLEWNLTNFHAFVSGTLRLSRLTVLLGVLVSAAVACALVAFFAWRRKRTSFANSAAPALRQARENFLLSFLPIFFYLAGCSCALAVSFLLLSSAGSLDFLLLQLPSTPATPDAQSSQSLAWIKTHEGLSTVLPFLPDSLSASPSLFRSSLSHCLALPLEPGASRAAAAAAPSLLPASVSSFFALNERRRSVDLGASATLSVRPSSGGTAEDVASKLWSGEEGAGDERRRSAPAVPALLPNRMEGRKTCAAEAATGEHAHAGGGRGATDGRCTRERHIGEAALKNESLGLTPRRRRNAHLASNVVSTIASQQGASEADGGREEDSTSLEMTRSRGETVRSDFFVPWSFLPLGIAIKFRRARQSAAARLVRRVQDKGAADGGGGNQRPDGAARRESRGREAVAGRRRTKSRGALVAEVEAKGQRGLGEAQRLFSASGASSLVMPRARETAEDETWQVGSLLFTAVLDAAAKHDGGVQAFKKALGDLQSGNDGSEWEIVHLWPPLTATSLLYTSPTEGVNARLPRLLQEMTGDAWAFRGAALPAACADAPVGPLHFPSAAAEQAEELQLETPATGEPQRGGRSPRASREKGGEPPGAGERRRPVRGPSVPREANRRAAAGGEEREGDGFHARTSAGRTHRPGGDQPRRCFYVSQDITQEVIVAHFGYALPQRQLQRLLLLFESAREIDLGLQLVRRLHSADALLVESMSAVVEKLGAGARIRRRVRAAVDVIDEEERRLMAKSDCRFVAEAAAAAEYHARVFWTFLVFGCMCALLVVTAATFVLVHTHVQRCEVEQLLRQVQRHEQHEAAILLQHDLSNKAAASSRL, from the exons ATGGCCGTCTCCTCGTGCGACGTAGTCTGTCGCGCCACCCGGCCTAGGTGGCGGCCTCCcacgctttcttcttcctcttctgcttctttctcGACTTCTCCTCTCTTGCCTTCTCCTTCCATCCCTTCAGGCCCTGCGCTGTCGCTTTCCTCCCCTGCGAGCGggacctcgcgcgcctcacgcCTGCCTCCTGCACGGTCTGCCCGCGCGCCCTTGCGTGCGGCCTGTCGCTCTTCAGAAGctctgtctgcgcctcctcgtcttcctctccctctgtcgcgccgcgTTTTGCCCTCCATTCCGTTCCAGCTTTCATCTGCGTCTTCATTTGCCTCTTGTTCTGCATCTTCAACTGCGTattcttctgcgtcttctgcgtcttcggcaTGTTtgtcctctcctccctcggagcggcggcggtcgcgcgcctctctgcgcccgcgtctccttcatcggcttcctctctgtctcgtcttgtctcttctgctttcTTGCGTTGCGCTGGGTTccccctctgcggcagctgcaaaCCCTTCTCAGGCTCGAGACGCACGGCGCGACGCGTCCACTGCTGggcgctcctctctctctctggctgAGGCTGCTCCGCTGAACACCGCGTCGGAAGGGCTCCACACGAAGCCCGAAGACGCCAGcccacgagagagaggcgtgcgcgagacgcagactgAGGCACTCGTGATGCGCCGCcccggagacgcagcgactcctgccgccgctccttcgccggcagctgcTTCCGAGGGGGCTGCGAACTCTCAGGAgccctccgctgcgtcttccgcgcctgtGTGGGTCTCTTCCGACCCCCGTTCGCGCCGCAGTTCCTCCGTGCGCCTCCCTGAGCAGTCCTCTCAAGGTCCCCGCGCGTCTGTTTcatcctcttcgccctcaacgtcggctgcggcgctgctggcgccgtcCGTCGCGTTATCCGCTGAGTCGCCGACAGGTTCATCttcaggcgcggcgccgctgagctCCCGGTctcgcgacgccgaggaaggccTGCCGTCCGCCGCTTGTCGCCCGCAGCTCCCTGCGCCAGTCATAGACAttcggccgtcgcctcccgcgtcgcccttcaagcgccaggcgcatgcgtccgcagaagaaggagaagcagagacgcctcCATCGCCCCCGATCCGCccaccggcgcgcgcggcggcgccgccgtggacGGCATTCCTTCAGCGGCACtgcacgcgggcgcctgcgggggGAGCCGATAGGCGCCAGGCGGCAGGGGGGTTGGCTGCGGCTTTTGCGCACttctggcgggcgcgcgtcgtccCCGCGCtcacgccgtcgcgcgcgtggctggaGAAGACCTTTCTGGCGCATGTGCGCGCTCCGACGCAcgtcgtcgcgctgctgACGGCGATCAACCGGTCATAtctcgcgcagcagacggaCGCGATTGCCAGGGGCGAGGCTGAAagcggggcggagacgcgcggcggcgacggggagctcagcgaggaggcgcccgacgacgagggcggcgcgagacgcggcttGGACGGAATGgcgggggacgggggggcggggcggttTCTCTATGAGAACGCAGGCCTTCAGGAGCCGTTTTCTGCGTTGGGCTTTCTGTCAGAGCCCTTCGCCTTccggcctgtctcctccaCCCTCGTCTGGGCCTTCGCGCGCTACCTGCTCTTCTCGCTAGCGCCGGTTCTGCTGTtccttctgctgccgctCCTTCTGCTACGCCTCCTGCCTTCGGTCCTCGCGCGGAGCCtagccgcagacgcggccgccgagggcgacacCTTCTCTGGTTTCGTCTCGAGCATcccctcgtctccgctgaaCTGCCGCGACTCGTTGGTTTCGctggcttcctcctcggtgCACTCCGAGCCTTCAAACTTtgtgccttcgtcgccgtcttcgtcgtcgtcttcgtcgcactacgcgcgcctccttctgcgctgtccctcgtcgctctcttccgcctccgccgccaggcaggtcgcgcggcgctcgctgctgttcgcctccctcgtggGGGTGTTTTCACTCGTCTTTTTCGtcagcgccttcctcgccacCCCCCAGCTCGACGCGTCCCTGTGCGCGGTGGGCAAGGCAGCAGACGGCtttttcttcggcgcgccgccgcccccaggcgcgcagggcgcggcggagggggaggatGGAGCCGCTGACgaagcgagggcgcgcgaaagcgacgcgaggaggaagagcgagggcgcgcggcgcttcgaggactcggcggctcgcgggcAAAACGCGCGACCGGCGCTCCATGCgtcgagaaaagagagaggcagcatCTGGCGACGCACACCGGGAGGTCTCGCGCGCAGACTGCCTCCCTTGCAGCCAtcgccggcctcgccacgcgcagaggcggacccagtggagcgacgcggagagagagaggtagGCCCGCagggggagaagacgagtttggagggcagcggcgacgaggaacgAGCGACCTCGAGGCCAGAGCCGTCGTTCGCGCAGCAGGGtgagggggagaggggggaggaagaGACGCCGATGCCGAGCCTTGAGAGAAAGAATCCTCGAGACGAGAGGGACGGAGAACGCCCTCCCTCAaagggagcggaggcgcggcgcttctctgGAATCGAAGACATCAGCCACCAGCTGCAtcgcctggcgcgcgcctggacgagtgccgcagacgacgcttTCTCTCACGTCTTCCGCAGAGAGTCGAAACagttttcttcctcgtcgatctccgctgcctcgcgcgccccctCGCCTTTCGCCTTGGGGAGAAAGGGCCCCTGCCGCAGCGACTGCGAGGAGACTTCTTCGCAGTTGGGGCGGGAAGACGCGCCTTTCCCGCGGATGTCCGCAGAGGACCGACGAGCTGCGGACGAGCCGACTGGAGACAGGGGCGAGCTGACCGCGGAAAGCGCCGAGACAGGAAAGGAAGGCAGCGCCCAGGAgtcgctggaggaggaggcgccgcccgcgagccagggagagacgcgcagaggcctgtcccgccgcgcccgaggcgagacagcggagggcgcgacgcgggagcacttcgaggaagacgactCGCCTGTATCAGAACCGCGAGACGAACTCGCGTCCGCGATacgagccgcagcagcgctcgaggcgcggtGGGCGGCGCGTCAGCGTCTGCTCGCCCTTTGGCCGTCTCCGCAAGACagcggagcggcggaggtgccgaggagggcggacGCAAGTcgggaaggagagagcggcagcgcggccgtGAGGCTGTGgaagcgctgctgctcgaTTCTGCGCAGCTTGCGAGGCATGTGCGCTTGCGCGTGGGATCGACTCTTCGCGCAAAGCCGACGAgtaggccgcggcgcggcggggcgcctcgaggaggcgcagaaagcaGACCTGGCTGCAAacgcgcagccgacgagCCAGGGGGacagcgcgggcgacggcgaaggccgccgcgcctcacgccacgcagcgggcggctcgcgcgcagacTCTCGCGACCGAGACGTGCGTCagcacgccgcaggcgatcCGCGAgggcccgcgtcgcccgggGAGCCGCTCCagggaggcagaagaggaggacagactcgagaaggcgcgggctgggtcgaggcagacgcagacgtggGCGATCGCGCTCAgggcctgccgcggccgcccgaggagcgccgacggcagcgcggaggagcgcgcgacctcgacgaggcctcctctcctcgcccggtgcgcgtgctgcccttcgcgagcgacggccgcgaaTTCGCGGCACCTGCCTTTTTTGCCGAGTCGCTGGAGGGCgccggagagaggcaggcgtccgcggaggcgagttGCGCGCCCGAgagcgccctcggcgtcgacgcACCGCACCGGGGGGGCGTGCTGCGCTGCACTGAcgccggccggcggcgccgtctcgcgcggtTCATTTGGCAGCTTCTGGCGTTCGTTCAGGAAGAGCAgcgggcgctggcggagtTTGTGCAGACGCAGTTTTCCCCTGTCGCGCGGTCAGAAGCTCGCGCAGCGgtcgacgaggccgcggagctcctggAGGTCTCCATCGCGACCGTAGACTTGCCTCTGCTCTGGCGGAGTCTCGAGTGGAATTTGACGAATTTCCACGCGTTTGTCTCCGggacgctgcgcctctcgcggctcacggtcctcctcggcgtgcttgtctccgccgcggtcgcctgcgcgctcgtcgcgttctttgcctggaggcgaaagcgaacGTCTTTCGCAaacagcgcggcgcctgccctG aggcaggctcGCGAGAATTTCCTTCTCTCGTTCCTGCCGATCTTCTTTTAcctcgccggctgcagctgcgcgctggcggtcagcttccttctcctctcgtcGGCTGGCTCGCTTGatttccttcttctgcagctgccctcGACTCCCGCGACcccagacgcgcagagctcCCAGTCGCTCGCCTGGATAAAGACTCACGAA GGCTTGTCTACGGTGCTGCCGTTTCTCCCTGACTCCTTGtcggcttcgccgtcgctctttcgcagctcgctctcgcactgcctcgcgcttccgctcGAGCCGGGAGCGTCtagggccgccgccgctgccgcgccttctctgcttcctgcgtcagtctcttcgtttttcgcTCTAAACGAGCGACGCCGATCCGTAGAcctcggcgccagcgccaccTTGTCTGTGCGCCCCTCGAGCGGGGGCACGGCTGAGGACGTGGCCTCCAAGCTGTGGAgtggagaggaaggcgcaggcgacgagaggcggcgcagcgcgccggcggttCCTGCCCTCTTGCCAAACAGGATGGAAGGCAGGAAGacgtgcgcggcggaggcagcgactgGAGAACACGCCCAcgcgggcggagggcgcggggcgACAGACGGGCGCTGCACGCGAGAGCGACATatcggagaggcggcgctaAAAAACGAAAGCCTGGGTttgacgccgaggcgccgacgaaACGCGCATCTCGCATCAAACGTCGTTTCAACTATAGCCTCCCAACAAGGTGCCAGCGAAGCAGATGGAGGGCGCGAAGAGGACAGCACGAGCCTAGAGATGacgaggagccgcggcgagacggTGCGAAGCGACTTCTTTGTTCCTTGGagcttccttcctctcggGATTGCAATCAAgtttcgccgcgcgcgacaaagtgcagcggcgcgcctggtGCGGCGCGTGCAGGACAAAggagcggcagacggcggaggcggcaacCAGAGACCGGACGGCGCAgcacggagagagagccgcggccgcgaggccgtcgcgggGAGAAGACGAACCAAGTCGCGAGGAGCCCTGGTCGCCGAGGTGGAGGCCAAGGGGCAGCGAGGCCTAGGCGAAGCACAGAGGCTGTTCTCGGCCTctggcgcttcctcgcttgtcatgccgcgcgcgagagagactgcggaggacgAAACCTGGCAAGTAGGAAGTCTCCTCTTCACGGCTGTGCTagacgcagccgcgaagcacGATGGCGGCGTGCAGGCGTTCAAAAAAGCTCTGGGAGACCTCCAAAGCGGTAACGACGGCTCGGAGTG GGAAATTGTGCATCTCTGGCCGCCGTTGACAGCCACGTCGCTGCTCTATACGTCGCCTACGGAGGGCGTgaacgcgcggctgcctcggctCCTGCAGGAAATGACCGGCGACGCGTGGGCCTTCCG GGGTGCGGCCTTGCCAGCGGCATGTGCGGACGCCCCTGTGGGCCCTCTCCACTTTCCTTCGGCCGCCGCTgagcaggcggaggagtTGCAGCTGGAGACGCCCGCCACCGGCGAGCCacagcgaggagggagaagcccgcgcgcgtcgcgagagaaaggcggcgaGCCTCCAGGCGCCGGGGAACGGCGCCGACCTGTGCGCGGCCCTAGCGtgccgagagaggcgaacCGACGGGCTGCGGCAGGTGGCGAagaacgcgaaggcgacggcttCCACGCCAGAACGTCGGCCGGCAGGACGCACAGGCCGGGCGGGGACCAGCCGCGCCGGTGCTTCTACGTCTCTCAGGACATCACGCAGGAGGTCATCGTTGCCCA CTTCGGCTACGCATTACCGCAGCGGCAACTTCAGCGCCTGCTTTTACTTTTCGAAAGTGCGCGGGAGATCG ACCTGGGCCTGCAGCTggtgcggcgcctgcatAGCGCCGATGCGCTGTTGGTTGAAAGCATGTCGGCGGTGGTGGAGAAGcttggcgcaggcgcgcggatTCGGCGCCGAGTACGGGCAGCAGTGGATGTAATtgacgaagaggagcgacgcTTGATGGCG AAAAGCGACTGCCGATTCGTGGCcgaagccgctgccgccgctgagtATCACGCCCGGGTTTTTTGGACTTTCCTCGTTTTCGGGTGCATGTGCGCCTTGCTTGTCGTAACGGCGGCGACGTTCGTCCTCGTTCATACGCACGTACAG
- a CDS encoding uncharacterized protein (encoded by transcript BESB_029440) yields the protein MLVRPLGDFPYLLRQRVQALRHWYRNSSLFAKNLIFVCLGAGAGYLAGRVERHRRLAEGDLNRSVQVTFYSLPHSPALSTSAPPATSSSSSSLAAALPPAAAATATEGARAAEEEEAWRESRRSFESVWNQSARAVQRLPGYSWTQIYRLSPQQSHVFPAAGRKSAAAAAERRGIFGAKRSDDALEKLDGCGRAEEPRETRAEGDARAAPAAPRPPDYIQLRQWFGDVRELQKRDEEHGKNGGLAAMCSNTESAEYEIIVDDSLVRIIQS from the coding sequence ATGCTGGTCCGCCCGTTGGGGGACTTCCCGTacctgctgcggcagcgcgtccaGGCCCTCCGGCACTGGTACCGGAactcttctctctttgcgAAGAACCTGATTTTCGTCTGTCTCGGCGCGGGGGCTGGGTACTTGGCGGGGCGAGTCgagcgccaccgccgcctcgcggagggcgacctGAACCGCAGCGTGCAAGTGACCTTCTACTCGCTGCCGCACTCGCCCGCGCTCTCCacttccgcgccgcctgcgacttcttcctcttcttcttcccttgccgctgctctccctcctgcggcggccgcgacagccACGGAGGGTGCGCGTgcggctgaggaggaggaggcgtggAGAGAGTCGCGCCGGTCGTTCGAGAGCGTCTGGAAccagagcgcgcgcgccgtgcagcgcctgccgggCTACTCGTGGACGCAGATCTACCGCCTGTCGCCGCAGCAGTCCCACGTCTTCCCGGCGGCGGGCCGtaagagcgccgccgccgcagcggagagacgcggcatCTTCggcgcgaagcgcagcgacgacgcgctggagaagctcgacggctgcggtcgcgcagaggagccgagggagacgcgcgcggagggtgacgcgcgcgcagcgcctgccgcgccgcggccgcctgacTACATTCAGCTGAGGCAGTGGTTTGGGGACGTGcgagagctgcagaagcgcgacgAAGAGCACGGAAAAAACGGGGGCTTGGCTGCGATGTGCTCCAACACTGAATCCGCCGAGTACGAGATCATCGTGGACGACTCCTTAGTCCGCATCATTCAGTCCTGA